The following coding sequences lie in one Rutidosis leptorrhynchoides isolate AG116_Rl617_1_P2 chromosome 6, CSIRO_AGI_Rlap_v1, whole genome shotgun sequence genomic window:
- the LOC139854982 gene encoding uncharacterized protein → MAKWAVKLGEHEINFSSRSAVKGQILADYLAEIPADVEASAEHQDPPAPVLSPWELYTDGACSASGAGAGVILTGPGGEEHTYALRFNFAVTNNEAEYEALLAGMRIAHKLNVKILHAYVDSKLVCNQVCGDFEAHDIAMQQYLSLVHNLADQFEAFQISHVMRGQNKKADALSKLAALAFDHMGKKILIEELNAKSIVMMPLVAPVEESSPTWMTPIIAFLRDGTSPADSSDAKKVRTKAPLYALEGDVLYRRNYLGPHLRCVGPKEAEEVIREVHEGACALHSGHRSIVSKIMRLGYYWPTMYADTARIVKQCESCQIHAPISRAPAHPMIPVSSPWPFCKWAIDIVGPFPKGQGNVKFLIVAIDYFTKWVEAKPLATISGKRVRNFVWEDIVCRFGIPNEIVSDNGTQFAGDPFRSWCAELNIKQTFTSVAHPQANGQCEVTNRDIVAGIKARLGHDRVGWVDELPKVLWAHRTTPKASTGETPFSLVYGSEAVVPAEIGNDYIRFSGTLDSSIYTSEYGRLI, encoded by the exons atggccaagtgggcagtcaaattgggagaacatgaaataaacttttcttcacgcagtgcggttaagggtcaaatacttgctgactacctagcagaaatacctgcggatgtcgaagcgtcagcagaacatcaagatccgcccgcacctgttctatcaccatgggaattatacaccgatggtgcgtgtagcgcatctggcgcaggcgcaggtgtaattttgacaggtccaggcggtgaggaacatacgtacgcactgcggtttaattttgctgtcacaaacaatgaagcagagtatgaggctctgctagcaggtatgcgcatcgcgcataagctaaatgttaaaatcttgcacgcttacgtggattcaaagctagtatgcaatcaagtctgcggagacttcgaagcgcacgacattgctatgcagcaatatttatcgcttgttcataatctcgctgaccagttcgaggcttttcaaatctcgcacgtaatgcgggggcaaaataagaaggcggatgcgctaagcaaactagctgccttggcttttgatcatatgggtaagaaaattctaatagaggaactcaacgcaaaatctattgtcatgatgcctctagtggcaccggttgaggaatcaagcccaacgtggatgacgcccatcatcgcttttttacgggacggcacttcacccgcggactcctctgatgcgaagaaagtccgcacaaaggcaccgctttatgccctcgagggtgacgtcttgtatcgaagaaactatttgggaccgcatttaaggtgcgtaggtccgaaagaggcagaggaagttatacgcgaggtgcatgagggtgcatgcgcccttcattcgggacacaggtccattgtgtcaaaaatcatgcggttaggttattattggcctactatgtacgcagacaccgcgcgtattgtcaagcaatgcgaatcatgccaaatacatgcacctatcagcagggcacctgcgcatccaatgataccggtctcctcgccatggccattctgcaaatgggcgatcgacatagtcggaccattccccaaaggccaag gaaatgtcaaattcttaattgttgcaatcgattacttcacgaagtgggtcgaagcgaaaccgctggcaacaatttcggggaaaagagtgcggaattttgtatgggaagacattgtctgtcgattcggcatacccaatgaaattgttagtgataacggtacacaatttgccggcgatccttttcgcagttggtgtgcggagcttaatattaagcaaacttttacttcagttgcgcatccgcaggcgaatggccagtgcgaagttaccaaccgagatatagttgctggaatcaaggcaaggttgggtcatgaccgcgttggttgggtggatgagcttccaaaggttttatgggcgcatagaaccacacccaaagcaagcactggtgagactccgtttagtttggtttatgggtcagaagctgttgtacccgcagagattggg